Within Telopea speciosissima isolate NSW1024214 ecotype Mountain lineage chromosome 8, Tspe_v1, whole genome shotgun sequence, the genomic segment ATCTGGTTCCTTTCAGTCATTATCAATTGTTGTTCTTTCTTATGAAATAGCAGCGGCTATGGATGTGGATATTTCAGTGCAAGTTGCCTAGTTGCCTTGTACTCTAATTTTATACAAATAAAAAGTGAGCATTTTTTCCATACAGTCTAATAATTGCCCTAAAAGTCTACGGATCTAGATCTTCTACTGTGCGGCTGCCCCAACGTTCTATGCTGTGCAGGCACAAGGCGGTGCACAataactattttacccttattcaGGCAAGacgttcgggcaggggtaagacgatcattACGGACCGCCTTGTATCTGTGCAGCACAGGCCGTTGGGGCACCCACGCCGAAGAGGATCTGGATTGAAAAGTCTCCCAATTGTAAAGTTTCAGCCTAACGTATCACACCACGTGTCACTGGTCTATTTTAGACTAGtagtaaaaaattaaacatgttGACATGTTGTGGGCCAAATGATTAATTTaccttaatattttattattgatgacCATTTCATGTGATCCTTTGTATCTATCATATGGATAGAGTTTCCACGTCAGTATGGGATTCTTGGACTAAAAAACTCAACTGCTCCTCGTGACACCCGATTTATGCTCTTTGTCATGCATTACTTAGCAAGCAGAGGCTCGAAAGCTGGAGTAGACTAGCATGCAACTTATAAATACACTCTTGTATTGATCTGATAGAAAATATAATCAAGATAGACCATAAATTTTAACATGTAAACTATTAAATAGGGAGTAAGAATTGGTTGTGGCTTACAAAATTGCGattagagaaggaaaaaaaaaatgaaaacgtTGCTTACGACGAAAGGTTAACCCAGGAATCTAAGGTCATCATTACTTTCTCCTTTCCTACACATTGGAGGTCCAAAATGCCCTTCACTCTCCTTTACAGTCATCCAAGTAGATGCTTCACTTCTAACCCAAACAATGTAGATAATGGTTCTTGGCCAAGTTCAATTGTGGACTAGTATTATGAAACCGGAAAGTTTTATCCTAATTTTTGTAAATTTATAGACCCCAGGGCCCTTTCCACGTTATAAGTTTCAATCACTATAAGTTGATGATATGgcaaaacaaagcattgaaaaaatCTAAGTCTGTggttggtatgcattcttggaatgcattccaagtcaattttgcattctagggtgataaaaatagttgtttttattgttcgagaatgcgaaatcaacctgGAATACATCCcaaaaatgcatatcaaacgcAGCCTAAGACTATCAAGAGGGTTGGTGGGGTTACTTATAGGATCCATGTCTGCATAGATATATATGGGAAACAAGCCTCTGAAACTTGAATGCACCCAATGAactttcatcctctcaagtgcggtgcactgcctAGTGCACCAtacttaagaatccaactgtAAAAATATGGGCAGTTGCgttcttttatcctttcaagGGTTGGGTGGCTGGTTGGATTCTTAAATGTGCCACACTCAAGAGGATAAATTTCTGTATGATATGGATACAAAGATAACAATAAAATTAGGTTCAGCCGTTGAAGCCGAAGCAAAAGCTATTGAACAAGGTGTCAAGGATGCGATTTCGAAGGGCTTCGAGTATCTAGAAGTATGGACAGACTTTTTGAACTTGGCTTTGTGGTTATCCTCCCAAAACACAGCAGAGTGGCCttggactcctttttgtttgcCTCTATGATATAAAATGTTTAATGGATAAACTCAGCTAGGATTTCAAAACTTTCAGCCTGCATGGTTGTAACTTTGatgtttaatttctttttaatattattacttttcaaccaaaaaataaaaaaaacaacaaaaaataaagttcaAGCTAACAAAGTAGATAAATGGGAGAGGGATTTGGGTCCTTTGTAGCGCGACAGGGCTTGTAACACACATCCGACGGCCTGCAATGCTcgggcatgcagcccaacacataggtggggtgttgggctgcgtgcccaaTCGTTGTAggccgttggatgtgcgctacaaAGGAGCCCCACGCATGGGAGAGTGCAATTCTTGAACCCTATTTTATACAAATGGCTTGTTAATCAGATAAATCAAAACCTTTGAATGGGAAGAGGACAACATGTATTAATCAAATATCAAATTTGGGGCCTAATTTGATCATACCTTATGCTGTGAATTCTTCAACTAGAGGACGGACCTCGGTGCAATGGTAAAAATGCTCCATTACGACCAAGTGGTCGTGGGTTCAATTGAGCAACCTCATCATTGCACCGAGGTCCACCCTTTGGATATTAAAGGATAGAACTAAAAAATACGGTATAAGAGAACTACAAGAGAAAATTTATCGCTAAACAAGGGCAGTTTTGATTTCCTGAAAACCTGGTCCAGTGGTCTTTCTGATGAGGACTATTACCAGGTACAATATGGCAGAAACAGGAAATGGGGGTCGAGTttcgaatcgttatcccctccaatttgctgcccttttcaattcctccaattcctcacatgagggcaaaaatgaccaccctacccccccactcgaaaacactgcccaaggtggggtccacttacccctattagaggaattggaagtgcccgcaaattggaggggataattaTTCCAGTTTTCTTATCAGCTCTACGTCTTCTTCAGTTTGGGTTCTGATTTGTTATGGTGTTTTATTTGTGATCATGAGCATATTTGGCAATCCATACTTGTTATTCGCAGAGTTCACCTAGACCTTATAGTGAAGTGGACAATAAGTCAAACTTCTTTTGCGATAGTTCTTGGGATGTTCAGTCAAAGCGACCATTGATTTTGTTTCCCTTCCTCCATATTTGGATCAGTATTGAAGCTAGCAACTTTATTCACCACATCATAGAGGGTGGGCCTCGGCGCAACAGTAAGGTGGCTCCATTGCAAACTGGTGCTTGCTAGTTTGAATCAAGAAACAACCTCTCACCGAAacagggtaaggctgcatacatatCGGACAAAATGACCCTAAGTTTGCATTCTTGTTCATCAAATGTCATAATATAAAGATCTTAAAAATTATATGTCgatttttttcatttgatttgGAGCAGGAACAAAAACAGAAAGCTGTTCAAAGTCACAACTTTAACTACTAATAGATGTACTTGATCAAATGCTTGTACATGGCTATTGCTGCCCCCATTTGAACTAAAAACAACCACAAAAGAAGACAGAACATGGTGGAAATGACAGTATTCACAACTATTTAAAAGTAGACCAAGTAAATATTGTAATGAGATCCTAATTACTGGGTGATCTGTGATCCCTGAAGAAGTCCATCACGAATTTGGGTTGCAACATCACGAACAGCACCAGGTCCATGAGGGATAAAAACAGCAGATGATTTAGAGGAAGCACCAATCTCCTTCATGGTGTCAAAATATTGAGTGACAAGGACCATGTCCATAACATCTTTTGCAGTTGTCCCTGGAACATTTACTGAGAAGCCTAGTACACTGTCTCTCAGACCATCCACAATTGCCTGGCGCTGACGAGCAATACCCAACCCTGACAAATATTTTGCTTCAGCTTCTCCCTCTGCTCGTTTAATTTGAACAATCTTCTCAGCCTCTGCCTTATCAGTTGCTGCTGCCCTCAATCTTGAAGCTGAAGAAATTTTAATGATTTTCAGaaaacaggggaaaaaaaaacaagcttTAATAATTTGATGGTTGATATCAAAAGGTTGTGTCCTCTACATTGAAGGGAGTTATAGAAGCAGTAGAAGACCAGAGACATGGCTAATCTAGAGGATCCCCTATTCAATGAATAACATAGGTTGGTTCTTGATCCCTCAATGTGGCTGCACTATGAATGGTCACCTTCAGATTAGCTATGAAAAAAGGTACTTACCAGCATTAATTTCATTCATTGCTCGCTTCACGTGCTCATCAGGCTCTATATCAACAATTAAAGTCTGAACGATCTCGAAACCATAGGCAGACATAGCCTGGGGATAATAGAGGAACAAATTCAACTTCCAGGGTATTATTGTGAAATTATTTAATAAAGGGTATGAGCTTATATGTAAACTCAAAACAATACACCATTGACTTATAGGGGTTACTTCCCTAAAGCTCATATGTCATTGACATACTTACCTTTTCTAGCTCCTCTTCTACAGCTTTAGCAATTCCAGTTTTCTGCACGAAAACTTCATCTAGATCGAGCTTAGGAACGCTTGCTCTGATCACTAAAAATTTGTAAAGGAAAACATTAGTCCATGGTGATCAACTCCAGACTTTGTATGTAATAATTTTTCTAGTTTATACTACATACCATCAAAAACATAGGCctggatttgggattttgtatTGCTTAGTTTATAGAAAGCATCACTCGCACTATCTGCCAAGGCTCGGTATTGGATAGATGCAACAACATTGACAAATACATTATCCTGCAAAATGAGTCACAAGAACAAATATCAATTCAGTGAATGATTTTAGAAGGCAGCTCCATCGCGCCAAAATGTCGAGCAGTCTTCTCTAAGAGACACATACACCATGTTTTGTGGTCAAGATGTGGAGAGCAAGCTCACTTGGACCAAGAATTATCCTAAGAACCACATAaagtttttcctattttttcatgttttttagAGTCATAAAAAATAACAGAAGTGAAAGATTACAGAAACATGTCACAAGCTTCTCTCCCCacttaacaaataaagtttCAGGGTGAAAATGGATTTGAATTGGAGGAAAATAATAGAATGAATTAGAGAACCGACAAACCTTTGTCTTGGTCTCACAGCGCACGTCCAGCTGCTGCAACCTAAGGGAGAGATGCCCAGCTACCTGGCTCCCAAAGATCCAAGGCACACAATGGCATCCTGGCTCAAGAACATTCTCAAACTTCCCAAATCTCTCCTCGATAGCTACTTGGGATTGATCAACTTGAACACAGCAGAAAAGGTTGcccattttctctattttcataccattcaaaaaaataaaaataaaaatgtgcaCATTAGCAATTGAACTTTTCTGTTAATTCCAAGTAAGAGTATGTCCCAAAATACACAGAGAAGACATGCGAAAAGTCCAATCAAAGAACAAGAAATTGTGTTTCTGTACCCAGGAAatcaaatttaagaaaaaacaCAAATAAATAGGAAATACAACAGtttttagaaatgcccccaagctAAGATAGTTTGAAAACTTCCCACCCACACTCAGGAAAATTGGTGGAGAAAATTCTGGGCATCTTTCATGAAAAGAATCACCAAAAATCTCCAAGAACATAAAAGACTCCTTTCACCAAATCGAAAAGCAATAGGTTTAAGAAAAAATTCGAAAGAAACGAAAATTTCAGTGGTTCCCCATAAATTCCAGCAGCTGTAACCTTGCAATCCCTGGAATTTAAATGAATCTAATCCTGTTGAGCAGATTCTTTTGAAAACATATGATTTGAAATCTGATACCTATCAAATTGAAGGTTTAACAAGAAACCCATAATGAATTTAAAACGAGAATCACCCAGCAATGAAATTTCAATTTACATAACAAATATGAGAGGAAGAGGAACTTACTGAAAGCTCTCTCTGTCTTATGAAAGAACTAGAAGTGTTTGACCAGCGTAGAGACGAAGAGAAACTGGATAATGGAAGATTTGAGATATTTTCCCCAACACACAATAAAGATATTTATAGAGGCACAAGTATAATAAGTTCCAAGAAGTTACTACCTATGAATAGAAATTATGGGTCAACGGAGATTGAGAATTACTTGTCGTGCAGAAGAATATAAAGTGGTTTTTAAGTTATACATGTAATTCATATGTCTTTCTTCGAATGCCTCTcaagttctctctcttttctcatcttttttttttttttggtagataacaggctattcattcatgtgcgCCCAACGCCAACAGAAAAACAGAATACATATAATGATACTGGAAAAAGATAAGTAGCATGACCAACAGAAGGTTTGGGTATATAGAACCCAGATCGACGGAGCGAAAAGCGACCCGATCTCGCATGCCATAGACTGAGTCATCCAGAGAAGGGGATGGGTGAAAGCCATTGCCCCAGTTAAAGTGCTATCAACACAGCAGCTAATACGGGCATGCACTTTCGTGCCAATAGAAAAGATCCCATAAGTGCCGAAAAGATCAGCGCCATCATGCCCATGTGAGCTGGCACGCTGCCGCGCCAAGAGGAGCTTCGGTGAACGATGACAGGGCCACAAGATCTGAACGGCAAGAGGGGTAGCAGAGCCGACCATTTCCATGGCGACACCAACGCCAGAATTGGCGTAACCtgcaaaatagaaaacaaagatCGAAACTTGTATTTGGAACACAACAAAAGAGGTTGAATGTCGGTAATGGCAAAGAAACCCAACAATCCACACAGAAACAGGGGGCTTCAAAGGGGTAAGGGTATAGTTGCTGGCAGCGGTAGTGGGCATGAGCCCCTGTTGTTCAAttgccttctccttctgcttgcgggtttgagactttgagatCTCATAGATCATCAACACCCCATAAGAGACCAGATCGAGCAGTCCATTTCCTTCTTTAAACTTAGCCTTGCAGGATTGAGCCTTCCCCATCGCAAAGAGGAGGTTGTTTTCCAACAACAGCAAGAAACCCCAATAAACCTCAAAACGGAGATGAAGAGCTTTAAGTGTAGATGGAGGGAGAAGGTGGCCAAAGTGGGAAGAGGACGGCAATGATGTGGATGCAAGGGAAGATGGAGGGAGATGAAGTGAAATTGAAGGGAGATGAAATGaaggtgggtcatttgtctATTCACCATAAGTAGGCCTCTGGTTTGTGCCTTAAGCACCATGTGCTCAGGCAACAGCAGCGGCAACCCCACGGCCTCAAACCAAAACCACCAAATGTGGGAAGCGAAACAGAGGAGACTACAAGAGGGACGAGGGGCTAGGTGATGGGGCGAGCGATCCCAAGGCCGGtgtgtcatcatcatcatcgtcggAATCTTCTTCGGTGGCAAGTCCGGTGAGCATGGTGGAGAAACTGTTGAGGAGTTGGTGAGGAGAACACGCACTAGGCGGAGATAGGTAGATGCACAGAGGCGGAGATTGGCACGCACTGCGGCGGAATTGGTTTAACAGCGGCAAAATAACTCGAAACCCTAGCTTTCCAACCCAGTCACATCATCaacctctctcttttctcatcaTTAATACGTGTGGATCCTCTTGTAGTTAGGGGCGCTATTCTCTGTGTCGCAGTGTAGGCTGCgtctaggcacatgggggtggcaCAATggccaccctgccccctgaatggcaggctcatgtgcttgggcacagcctgcgctgtggcacagagaacattctcccatatagTTATTATCACCACATTACAACCGCAGGCCACATGGGCTAGCACACCCTTCATTCCTAAACAAAAATATTTCCCCATATATACAtggaaaaaagaacgctaaccggtgctGTGCCTTAGTGTGTAGCACCTAGGCACAGTCGCAGGCAAAATGACCGACGCACCCATGGTCCTTTCTACCTTTCCAGGGGGTGCGCAGGTCATTTGCTTGTAAATGTGTATTCAATAATATCAATTGTAAAAAAATGAGTATTCAACTTAAAATAATACAGTTTAAAATAGAGCAAATTCCATCAAACCAGAAGGGTTCATCGTCATCATCCTCAAAATACAATGAGGAATGATACAGATAGACATAGATTGACTAATTTGACTGCTTCAAGATgaacaaaaaaagtaaaaagaaaaatatccaGGTTCTACctacttacaaaaaaaaagaagagaaaacctATTCATATTAaattaagggcaagagatctctacttggtgctgtttcctatgccctctcacagggcaccgtgagatgacgcctctgccccctAATACCCACGGGTGCTCACCCATTGgagggtgtaggaaacaccaccaagtagagatcttttttccattaaattttaaatttgattatATATGCGTATTGCATGATGTCAATTGAATCAGATAAtctaaataaaaattatttgaacATGAAATTTTAGGTATACTTGTGCACAAATTTTTGCTCAATCTAATCTACCATGTGACAAAAGTAGGAATTCCACCAAGACTTGGTTATGTGGATTGTTAGACCAaaaaaccttttcccataaataaaagtAATACCCAAAACATAAGGATCCCGCCATTGCTtgatctggggagggtcataatgtatgtagcCTTACACAACCCACTTGATGGACATGCTGTTTCTCGACTTTAACCTACGACTattaggtcacaatggagcaccTTACCATTGTGTCGTTGCCTGCCGTCTAAAAAACCTTTTCTCATAAATATAACTATTAAATTCTGAACTTCACTGTATAAGATATTGCATTATATCAATTGAATGAGGTAATCCATTCTTCCCTATGAACCAAAAGAGAATGAAAACTAAAATATCCTAGTTtcaacccattaaaaaaaaccaaaaagaacaagaaaatctATAACGTGTATTACATAATGTCAACTGAATTAGATAATCTCTGAAGGAATGGGTTGTCATTACATaattgggttgaaacttgacatgtgagtaggaGACTTTTGGAGTGTATTCATGCACAAAATTTCATCTTTGAGGTATCAAAATGAGATACTTTGATGCTTCTAATGACGAAGTGTATGAATACTTTTGCCAAACTAAAATATCCAACCTCTACAACACAGAAAATATGAtataatccatataaagtcCACATGGTTAAGGTAggaaagagaaaacaataaaaaaaaactcagatgAGAGGGTAATATAGACATTATAATCAATATAGAATATAATGGAACACAGTGTTAACAAATTCAATCCCACTAGAATGTTGGCTAAGCAAGAGGCCACTGATCTTGTAAAGCTCTCTAAACTGCTTGgcaaagatgagagagagagagagagagacggtgaTAGAGACCTATAAATAGAGAGTCTATGGAGGATGTTGAGGATGTTAATATATCGATTTTTTCCTACTGTGAGTTTgcgggagagagagatgctaTATTTGGTGTTATTTTAAGGGGGTAATATTTCATAAATGTCCCTCTCCCTTTTATCAGATTCCAAAGGGGGTTCCCTTATTTGTCTGAAACCACACTCGACAATGTCAGAAGAGATAAAAGCGTGACCTACGTCAATCGCCAATGTGAATTGGCATCTCTATCCCCattgggagagaggagagaagagagagatgaatttttttcctatcCTATTCCATGCCCGGTACAGTGGtctagttcctctcataggaagGTGGAAATGACGTTTTAACATCCCTcgagcagtgtgttcgggcagggggttaggtcatcatttcacacctcctatgagaggaactggaccactgtaccgggcagggaacaAGAGACGATAATTGACTAGGGAATGCTGGCCTAGGCCACATTCCTAGACAGAAAACATCTTCTCATATAACTTGTTGCTGCACATTCACGTGAACACGATCCATTAATAAACAAAGTAGTGATAAATTGAGATATTTTGATACAATTAAAAAATAGACGGGGTTAGGTTGAGGCAATCTTGACACAATCTAAACCATAGTTTGAAGAATCGCTATCGAATCGGCCCAATCCCATATCAATGGATCGGTATGGATCAAGGTTAAAACtatagaaaattcaaaattttttttttttaaagaaaacggGTAAGTCTGTctgataccgattactaaaaccctaacctaaacatGATCCATTGCCACCCTTAGGCAGGGATTGagatattggtattggtatctgGATTggtcaattttacccttatttttcattaaaaatcgaaagttttttttttttacaattttatctATGATCCGATACTGGTACCCAATCCAAAATTGGCCAGATATCGATACTGGCCTCGACTGATAACAATACGATCCAAttgatccgataccaataccaatacgaatgcctcaatccatgtctctaggtgtctttatttgtttatttttgtgttaAGATCGTAGGTGCATCTGGTTCGTTTCAATCATTATTAATTGTTGTTCTttcttatgaattttttttttctttttcttgggactatcctactcaagggcccataggcctaaggggaaggctaagacaagcccacaatctacaactagggggggaggagggagggggagaaaggtgctttttttttttttttttggcacaatacGCAATCCAGGAGAATCGATCCCTTGATCTCCTGGGGggggcatgcaccaacttgcaatgccaccaaccaactgagctagCAGTTGTTTGCCTTTCTTATGAAATAGCTGCGGCTATGGATGCGGATATTTCAGGGCAAGTTGCCTTGTACTCTAATTTTATACAAATAAAAAGTGGGCATTTTTCTCACACAATCTAATAATTGCCCTAAAAGTCTACAGATCTAGATCTTCTACAGTGCGGTTGCTCCAACGTCCTATGCTGTGTAGACACAAGGCGGTGCATAATAATCGCTTTACCTCCATTCGGGTAAGGCGCTAGGGTAGGAATAAGACGGTCATTATGCACCGCCTTGTATTTGGGCAGCATAGGTCATTGGGGCAGCCGTgtcgtagaggatctgaattgtcTACCAAATAGTAAAGTTTCAGCCTAATGTATGTATCACACATGTCACTgttctattttagattagtaGGAAAAAATTCAACAATTTGACATGTTGTGGGCCAAATGATTAATTTaccttaatattttattattgatgacCATTTCATGTGATCCTCTATATCTATCATCCAATGGATAGAGTTTCCACGTCACTATGGGATTCTTGGACTATAAAACTCAATTGGTCCTCGTGACATCCGATCTATGCTCTTTACCATGCATTACCTAGCAAGTGGAGGCTTGAAAGATagagttaagggtgtcaattgggtacGGAACTGGATAGTTCGGTTCCAAGTAGTCAGTGGGATCCAGATCCGGACCAAGTCCCAGAATGGTTCTAGAATTGAATACTCATTCCGTTCTTAGACGGTTCCGGTTCAGATCTGGTTACAATCTGGTTCTTGTATTCAGTTCTTATCTGGTTATTACATCTGATTACTATATCCAATTTAAATCCGTTCTTAGACGGTTCCGGTTCAAATCTGGTTACAATCTGATTCTTGTATTAAGTTCTTATCTGGTTATTACATCCGATTACCATATCCAATTTAAATTCGGTTATCCACTCAATTGACATCCATAGTCTACGACAGATCCTTCATTTGCAGTTTGCTTATTTACCCcagggaagaagaagcagtAAAGACTAAAGAGAAAGAAGTGAGAATTGAAGGGTTAAGTTAACCACGTAAACGTCAGTGAGAGTCTTTTAaacctaataaaatattagggtttTATGTTAATTTTAAGGCGGGTATTCAGTCCGGATCCGGATAGATCCGCCGGATAGGTGGGTAGATTCGGATCCAATCCGAACCGAATTATAAAGACATTTTCAGTTTCAGGacttaaccatattaaattcgATCTAGATAGGAACCGGGTATTCGGTCCAGATCCAGATTCGGTACTTGGTTACTGGTtactcattgacacccttagctggAGTAGACTAGCGTGCAACTTATAAATACGCTCTTGTATTGTTCTGATAGAAAATATAATCAAGATAGACCATAACATTTAACATGTAAAGTGTAAACTACTAAATAAGGAGTAAGAATTGGTTGTGGCTCATGAATTTGCgattagaaacaaaaaaaaaaaatgaaaaagttgCTTACGACGAAAGGTTAACCCAGGAATCTAAGGTCATCAttactctcttcttccctacACATCGGAGgtccaaaatgcccttcattCTCCTTTACACTCATCCAAGTAGATGCTTCACTTCTAACCCAAACAATGTAGAAAATGGTTCTTGACCAAGTTCAATTGTGGACCAGTATTATGAAACCGGAAAGTTTTATCCTAATTTTTGTAAATTTATAGACCCCAGGGCCCCTTTCCACAGTATAAGTTTCAATCACTATAAGTTGATGAAATGgcaaaacaaagcattgaaaTAATCTAAGTCTCTggttggtatgcattcttggaatgcatttcaggtcaattttgcattcttgggtGATAAacatagttgtttttattgtccgagaatgcaa encodes:
- the LOC122670877 gene encoding hypersensitive-induced response protein-like protein 1, with translation MGNLFCCVQVDQSQVAIEERFGKFENVLEPGCHCVPWIFGSQVAGHLSLRLQQLDVRCETKTKDNVFVNVVASIQYRALADSASDAFYKLSNTKSQIQAYVFDVIRASVPKLDLDEVFVQKTGIAKAVEEELEKAMSAYGFEIVQTLIVDIEPDEHVKRAMNEINAASRLRAAATDKAEAEKIVQIKRAEGEAEAKYLSGLGIARQRQAIVDGLRDSVLGFSVNVPGTTAKDVMDMVLVTQYFDTMKEIGASSKSSAVFIPHGPGAVRDVATQIRDGLLQGSQITQ